The DNA segment TGGCATTGATGTGTATTGCATTTTTATATACCCGCTCGATGTGAAACCAATCGTGCCCGGCTTCAGCATTGGCCAATGTTTTTTTAACAAATGTTATGGTCTGGTCAATCGTTGTATCCATTGGTATTTTGTATTAAGCTTTAACCGGACGCTCCTCTTCAGGTCTGCGGCTACCGTCGTACAGTTCGTACTCCAGCATACGGCAATCCAGCTTTCCATTATAAAACTCTACTTTACGGTCGGCCTTTAAGCCTATCTTTTTAGCCAGATCAGGGTTGCCGGTAAAAATATAGCCAGAATACCCCTTGCAATGCTGCTTCATAAAATCGCCCATGCGTTTATAGGTAGCTTCCAGCTTGGAATGCACGCCTAAACGTTCACCGTATTCGGGGTTAAATACGACTACGCCTTTTCCACCTTCGGGTACCGGTGTTTCGGCAAAATCGCAGACTTCAAAAGTGATCAGTGTATCTACACCAGCTGTTTTGGCATTTTTACGGCTGATGTCGACTGCATCATCCGATAAATCTGTAGCAATGATCTGCAGGTCCGTATTTTTAATTACCTGGTCCTTTAAAATTCTCCGCTCTGCAAAAAATACCTGTTCATCATAGCCTATAATGTGCATAAAGCCATAGTTCATGCGGAACAGGCCGGGCCGGCGGTTGGTCGCAATTAAAGCGGCCTCAATGGCAAGGGTTCCGGAACCGCACATTGGATTTACGAAAGGTGATTTCTGGTCCCACCTGGTACTCAGCACTACGGCTGCGGCAAGCGCTTCCAGCATGGGGGCCTTACCAGGGATTTTTCGGTAGCCATGTTTGGCTAAGGTCTCGCCCGAGGTATCCAGAAATATATCGGCCTCACTGTCTTTCCAGTACAAATGGACCACTGTTTTATTGGCATCAGAGCCCGAATTGGGGCGGATGCCTTTTTTTTCTTTAATGCGGTCAACAATCGCATCCTTCACTTTTAAGTTTGCAAAAAGCGGGGTAGTGATGGTGGGGTTATCCACATTGGAGGTTACTGAAAAATAACCCGAAAAATCAATCAGTTCTTCCCATGGCATATCCAGCAGCTCACGGTACAGCTCTTCCGGGTTATTGGCTTTAAAGCTGTTTAAGCTATACAAAATCTGGCTGGCACACCTCAGGTTTAAATTGAGCTTAATGCATTCGGTAAGGGTAATGTTCAATTCCAGGCCAGTTGGAAAATCCCTGACAATGGTATAGCCAAGGGCCTTAACCTCATCCAGAAGATAAGGCGAGAGCCTTTTGTTACAGGTAATGATAACCTTGCTTTTTGTGTGGAAAACTTGCATAATTTATTCTGCGAAGTTATCAATAAAAATATAGAGATTTGAACTTCGTAGTAGAATAAAAGAGTATTTGTTATGGAAATAAAAGGAAAAGTGCATGAAATTGGTGCATTACAGCAGGTGAGTGAAACTTTTAAAAAAAGAGACCTGATTATAGAGTATGCAGAAAACCCAACTTATCCTGAATACATCAGGTTTGAGGCTTTACAAGATAAAACCGCTTTATTTGACAGCTTAAAACAAGGCGATGATGTTGAGGTTTCATTCAATTTACGCGGACGTCCATGGACGGATAAAACCGGCAAAACTTCTTACTTTAACAGTTTGGTAGTATGGCGTATCAACGCACTTACAAACAGTGCAGCGGCAGCAACTACTCCAGCATATGCACCTCCGGCCGATCTGAACAGCGCACCGGGCGAGGAAGATGATCTTCCTTTTTAAGAGCTTTTTTAAATAAACAAATTGAACAATTTGCCGGAAATACCTTCCGGCATTTTTTTTGGCTTTATTTTTAAAAATAGTATTATTACACCTATAACAGCCTGTATCCATAATGGCATAAACAGAAAAATCATGGATAATAAACTAACAGAAAATAGCATCCTGGAACAGGAAAACAAGCTTCATAGTGCAATCAAAAATGGCAATATCACCGCGCTTGATCAGTTGCTGCATGATGACCTTTTGTTCATTCTCCCAAGCGGGGAAACAATAACCAAGGAGATGGATCTGAATACTTATCGCAATGGAGCATTAAAGGTTGACGAACTTCTACCTGATATTGAAAAGCTAAACATTATCGATGATATGGCGGTGATCACATTGAGCATTAAATTGAGTGGAAAGTTTAATGATGTACCGTTTGAAGCTAGCTATCGTTATATCAGGGTTTGGAAAAAATTTGGTGATGGGATTAAAGTAATAGGTGGAAGCGGAATTGCTATAAGATAATATGTCTATTCCTAAAATCTGTCTTGCTTCGGCCTGCTGCGTATTTTGCTCGTAGCTTGCGCACACCTGGCTCATAAAAAGGGTGCTTTTTACGAACAAGGTACAACCAAGGTATTGAGCAGCTGATAGCAAGGTGGCAGGTAAATCCTTTATTTAGAATAATTAAAAATAATTTGCATTGTAATGTTCCTTTTACATAGATTTGCTGCTGTTTAGAATCAGTCCAAACAATGTAATATGAAAAGAACTCTACACCTCTTAAATTTTTGCGCGCTCTTTTTGCTTTGTTCACTTACAGCCGATGCCCAGCAGACAGCTACAATTAAAGGAAAGATAGTAACTGCTGAAGGAAAACCGGCCGAAGGGATTTCTGTTAAGCTGAAAGGCAGAAAGCTTGGAGATGCCACCAATGGAAAAGGTGAATATAAGATTAGTAATGTGGCACCTGGTGATTACACCATACAAGTGTCGGCAATCGGGCTTTCCTATCAGGAAAAAAGGATCAGTATAGGAGCCGGGGAAGAACTGCAACAGAATTTTTCGCTGAATGAAACCAATGCCCGCCTTAATGAAGTAAACATTTCTGAAGGGCGTAAAAATAAATTTGCAGCCAGAAAAAGTGAAACGGTAGCTAAAATGCCTTTAAGAAACCTGGAGAACCCACAGGTGTATACCAGTATTTCAAAAGAACTGCTTGCCGATCAGCTGGTGACCAATTTTAACGATGCTTTGAAGAATTCGCCCGGGCTGGATAAATTATGGACCTCAACCGGTCGTGGTGGTGATGGGGCTGCTTATTATTCCTTACGTGGTTTTACCATACAGCCAACTATGGTTAACGGGGTGGCCGGTTTAACCAATGGTGACCTGGACCCTGCTGGTATTGAAAAAATTGAAGTGATCAAAGGTCCTTCGGGGGCACTGTTTGGGGGTACTTTAACCAGTTTTGGTGGTTTGATCAATATCATTACCAAAAAGCCACTCGATACTTTAGGCGGATCAATAAGTTATACAGCTGGTAATTTTGGCCTGAGCCGTCTTACGGCTGATGTATACGGCCCTGTAAATAAAGACAAAACCCTGCTTGCCCGTTTTAATACCGCTTATCATACGCAAAACAGTTTTCAGGATGCAGGTTTCAGAAAGTCGTTTTACTTTGCTCCGGCAATTGAATACCATGCTACAGATAAGCTGACCTTAAACCTGGATGCTGAGTTTTACAGCTATGAAGGCACCAACCCCTTAATGGTGTTTTTGAACAGGGGCAGGCAATTGATTGCACGTACACCGGAGGAGTTGAACTTCGATTGGAACCGCTCTTTTACGGCTAATGACATTACGGTTAAAACACCTGCCGTGAATATCCGTGGAAAGGCAAGCTATAAAATAAATGACCAATGGGTTTCGGAAACGAATTTATCGCGCAGTTACCGCCAGTCTGATGGCTATTATCAATATGTGATGTTTCTGGGTGCTACAGATACTGACCTGAGCAGGCTGGCCGCTTATCAGAACTCGACCAGTACGGCCATTGCCGCACAGCAGAATTTTATCGGCGACTTTAAAATCGGTAACTTAAGGAACCG comes from the Pedobacter heparinus DSM 2366 genome and includes:
- a CDS encoding THUMP domain-containing class I SAM-dependent RNA methyltransferase, whose amino-acid sequence is MQVFHTKSKVIITCNKRLSPYLLDEVKALGYTIVRDFPTGLELNITLTECIKLNLNLRCASQILYSLNSFKANNPEELYRELLDMPWEELIDFSGYFSVTSNVDNPTITTPLFANLKVKDAIVDRIKEKKGIRPNSGSDANKTVVHLYWKDSEADIFLDTSGETLAKHGYRKIPGKAPMLEALAAAVVLSTRWDQKSPFVNPMCGSGTLAIEAALIATNRRPGLFRMNYGFMHIIGYDEQVFFAERRILKDQVIKNTDLQIIATDLSDDAVDISRKNAKTAGVDTLITFEVCDFAETPVPEGGKGVVVFNPEYGERLGVHSKLEATYKRMGDFMKQHCKGYSGYIFTGNPDLAKKIGLKADRKVEFYNGKLDCRMLEYELYDGSRRPEEERPVKA
- a CDS encoding DUF3127 domain-containing protein, producing MEIKGKVHEIGALQQVSETFKKRDLIIEYAENPTYPEYIRFEALQDKTALFDSLKQGDDVEVSFNLRGRPWTDKTGKTSYFNSLVVWRINALTNSAAAATTPAYAPPADLNSAPGEEDDLPF
- a CDS encoding nuclear transport factor 2 family protein, which translates into the protein MDNKLTENSILEQENKLHSAIKNGNITALDQLLHDDLLFILPSGETITKEMDLNTYRNGALKVDELLPDIEKLNIIDDMAVITLSIKLSGKFNDVPFEASYRYIRVWKKFGDGIKVIGGSGIAIR
- a CDS encoding TonB-dependent receptor, producing the protein MKRTLHLLNFCALFLLCSLTADAQQTATIKGKIVTAEGKPAEGISVKLKGRKLGDATNGKGEYKISNVAPGDYTIQVSAIGLSYQEKRISIGAGEELQQNFSLNETNARLNEVNISEGRKNKFAARKSETVAKMPLRNLENPQVYTSISKELLADQLVTNFNDALKNSPGLDKLWTSTGRGGDGAAYYSLRGFTIQPTMVNGVAGLTNGDLDPAGIEKIEVIKGPSGALFGGTLTSFGGLINIITKKPLDTLGGSISYTAGNFGLSRLTADVYGPVNKDKTLLARFNTAYHTQNSFQDAGFRKSFYFAPAIEYHATDKLTLNLDAEFYSYEGTNPLMVFLNRGRQLIARTPEELNFDWNRSFTANDITVKTPAVNIRGKASYKINDQWVSETNLSRSYRQSDGYYQYVMFLGATDTDLSRLAAYQNSTSTAIAAQQNFIGDFKIGNLRNRLVIGLDFLSQHNINNNSPYVTYDVLQTNDLTSLNANYSKFNRSGLITKIAASTGASSKSSNVMNVYSVYASDVLNITEQLLAMASLRVDRFHNQGTDNYVAATNTGAYLQTAFSPKFGLVYQVVPDQVSVFANYMNGFKNSGNAIVLRNGVFEDSALKPQQANQIEAGVKLDVFSNRLSLTATYYDIAVDNMPLSLTASDNGTSRNYTVQDGTQKSKGYEFDLTANPAEGFNVVLGYSHNDSKMTKASPTIEGRRPVSAGPEDLVNFWLSYTVPYGVLNGFGAGFGGNYAGKNIITSTTTTGDFTLPAYTVLNASLFYNMQKFRIGLKMDNLTDKQYFKGWTTVEVQQPRSFLANISFKF